The following nucleotide sequence is from Salinigranum halophilum.
CGAGCATCATCGCCGCGCGGCCACCACCGCGGTCGATGAGTGCGGTGTCGTGTCCCAGTCGCGTGGTGTACAGCGCCGAGGTCAGGCCGGCGGGACCCCCGCCGACGACGACGACCTCGAACTCCTCTGCGGTAGGCGAATCAGTCATCACCTTCTCCTTGGACTACGGAAAGATAAACGTCGGACGTTCGTGCGCCGGTCGAATCCACCCGCTGTGTGATGACACACCACACACCTTCGTGACGACTCAGTCCCCCTCCGCCCGGACGACGGCGTAACAGTTCCCGCTGGAGACGAACACGTCGAGGGGCGTCAGCGAGGAGGCGTCGAGGTCGGCTCGGAACTCCCCGGGCGCGTAGATGTGATAGAAGCGCGGGACCGTCTCGCCGCCGGGGAGCGTCCAGTCGACCGTGGTGTCGAACCCCGTATCCTCCCCGTCGCTCCCGTCTGCCTCCCCGTCCGCGAACCGGTCGTGGACCGTCGACCACGCGCTGACGACGGCTCGCCCCTTCGGCGAGAGCACCCGCGCGAGTTCGTCGAGGCTGGCGACGCGGCGCGAACGAGGCGTGAGGTGGTGGAGGGTGGCGACGTACACCGCGAGGTCGACCGTGTCCCGCTTCAGCGGAAGCGAAGCCGCGTCGCCCTGGAGCAACGCCGCATCGAAGCCGTGGTCGTCGGCACGCGCACCGGCTTCCGACAGGAGGCCGCGACTGACGTCGAGGCCGACCACCGTCTCGGCGTGGTCGGCCAGGAGTTCCGTGTGGCGACCGTTGCCGCACCCCACGTCGAGCGCGACCGCGCCGCGTCGCTCGTCGAGGAACGCCTCCACCTCG
It contains:
- a CDS encoding class I SAM-dependent methyltransferase, whose product is MDGDTGETARTYDRIAEHFAATREYAWPEVEAFLDERRGAVALDVGCGNGRHTELLADHAETVVGLDVSRGLLSEAGARADDHGFDAALLQGDAASLPLKRDTVDLAVYVATLHHLTPRSRRVASLDELARVLSPKGRAVVSAWSTVHDRFADGEADGSDGEDTGFDTTVDWTLPGGETVPRFYHIYAPGEFRADLDASSLTPLDVFVSSGNCYAVVRAEGD